Below is a window of Yersinia kristensenii DNA.
TACATCACCAGAAAAACCTCAGTAATGGTCAGACGGTGACGAAAGAACTGTTTCGCAGCATGTTGAGTGAAGAAATGCAGGTAGTGAAGCTTGAACTTGGCGCAGAGCGTTTTGATGGCGGGCGGTTTGAAGAAGCTGCGCGCCTGATGGAGCGGATTACAACACAAGACGAGCTTATCGATTTCCTGACCTTACCGGGCTACGCATTATTAGCCTGATACCCTTTGTCCTTGAAGCTGCAGGGTTGTTAGCTACGTTCGCTCACCCGAATCACTGACTTGTGTCAGCTCATCGGGATTCGTTCGCTTGCTGCCTACCCGCAACTCCAATGGCTTTGGATATCACATTTAATTTAACCCTACAAAATTTAATAATAAGGAATATCGCTATGACTGCCTCTCGTACTCAGCAAATTCAGCAATTGGAACAGGAATGGAAATCACCGCGCTGGGAGGGGATTACTCGCCCGTACAGTGCCGAAGAAGTGGTTAAGCTGCGTGGCTCAGTTAACCCTGAATGCACACTGGCGCAGCACGGCGCTAAGAGATTGTGGGAATTATTGCACGGTAAATCGCGCAAAGATTATATCAACTGTCTGGGCGCGTTGACCGGTGGGCAGGCGTTACAGCAAGCGAAAGCTGGGGTCGAGGCTATTTATCTGTCCGGTTGGCAGGTCGCAGCAGATGCAAACACTGCATCAAGCATGTATCCGGATCAATCACTGTATCCGGTCGACTCGGTGCCTGCGGTGGTGAAACGTATCAATAACAGCTTCCGCCGTGCAGATCAGATTCAATGGTCGAATAATATTGAGCCGGGTAGCAAAGGTTATACCGACTATTTCCTACCAATTGTGGCGGATGCTGAGGCCGGTTTTGGCGGTGTGTTGAATGCATTTGAACTGATGAAAGCGATGATTGAGGCGGGTGCCGCGGGGGTGCATTTTGAAGACCAACTGGCGGCGGTGAAAAAATGTGGCCATATGGGGGGAAAAGTTTTGGTACCAACGCAAGAAGCAATTCAAAAGTTGGTCGCCGCCCGTCTGGCTGCCGACGTGCTGGGGGTGCCAACCCTGCTTATTGCCCGTACTGATGCAGATGCCGCTGATTTGCTGACCTCTGATTGTGACCCGCATGATAGCGAATTTATCAGTGGCGATCGCACCGCTGAGGGCTTCTTCCGCACCCATGCCGGTATTGAACAAGCCATCAGCCGCGGTCTGGCCTATGCCCCTTATGCCGATTTGGTGTGGTGTGAAACTTCAACACCGGATTTGGCGCTGGCTAAACGTTTTGCTGATGCCATTCACGCACAATTCCCTGGTAAGTTACTGGCTTACAACTGCTCGCCGTCATTTAACTGGAAAAAGAACCTGACTGACCAGCAGATTGCCAGCTTCCAGGATGACCTGTCTGCCATGGGTTACAAATACCAGTTTATTACCTTGGCGGGTATCCACAGCATGTGGTTCAACATGTTCGATCTGGCCCATGCTTATGCGCAGGGCGAGGGCATGAAGCATTATGTTGAGAAAGTTCAGCAGCCAGAATTCGCGGCTGTTGAGCGCGGCTATACTTTTGCATCCCATCAGCAGGAAGTGGGCACCGGCTACTTTGATAAAGTCACTAATATCATTCAGGGCGGCGAGTCTTCCGTGACGGCATTAACCGGCTCGACGGAAGAACAGCAATTTTAATCCGCTGTTTGAATAAAAGTGTTTTTTATCAGGAGCCTGCATATGCAGGCTCTGTTCCGTAGGGCTGGGGGGTTATCATGGCGGTAAAACTGGAACACTTAATCGCTCAGACAATTTTGCAGGGGTTCGATGCGCAATATGGCCGCTTTCTGGAGGTCACTGCTGGCGCTCAGCATCGCTTTGAACAGGCTGAGTGGCATGCCGTACAGCAGGCGATGAAGAAGCGTATTCACCTCTATGACCACCATGTCGGTCTGGTGGTCGAGCAATTGAAACATATTACTGACCAGCGCTGTTTTGATGTCGATTTTCTGGCGCGAGTAAAAGAAATCTACACCGAGTTGCTGCCGGATTATCCGCGCTTCGAGATCGCTGAAAGTTTTTTTAATTCAGTCTATTGCCGGTTGTTCAAACACCGAGATTTAACGCCGGATAAATTGTTTGTTTTCAGCTCACAACCGGAGCAGCGCTTTCGTGAGATCCCTCGCCCATTAGCGCGTGATTTCACCCCCAAGGGCAATTTGAGTGGCATGTTGCAGCTAGTGCTTAATGATTTGCCGCTGCGTTTACCCTGGGAAGATCTGCCTCGCGATATTGGCTATATTGTGGCGGCACTGCGGAAAAACTTTACCGCTGAGCAACTCGCGGATGCCCGCTTTCAAATTGCTAATGAACTGTTTTATCGCAATAAAGCCGCCTGGTTGGTGGGGAAGTTGCGGCTGGCGGATGGGGTCCACCCATTCCTGTTGCCTATCCATCACAATGAATCAGGCGCACTATTTATTGATACCTGTTTAACCAGTAGGGCAGAGGCCAGTATCGTGTTCGGCTTCGCCCGTTCTTATTTTATGGTGTATGCGCCATTACCGGCGGCGATGGTGGAATGGCTGCGGGAAATATTACCGGGTAAATCGACCGCTGAATTGTATATGGCGATTGGCTGTCAAAAGCACGGTAAAACAGAAAGTTACCGTGAATATCTCACTTTTGTTCATCAATCTAACGAGCAATTTATTATCGCCCCAGGGGTCAAAGGCATGGTGATGTTGGTGTTTACCCTGCCGTCATTTGATCGGGTGTTTAAGGTGATTAAAGATGAGTTTGCGCCGCAAAAAGAGGTCAGTCAGGCGCGAGTTTTAGAATGCTATCAATTGGTTAAAGAGCACGACCGGGTAGGGCGCATGGCGGATACCCAAGAGTATGAGAATTTTGTGATTGATAAGCACCGCATCAGTGCTGAACTGCTGGCGGAGCTACAACGGGAAGTGCCGGAGAAACTGGAAGATTTAGGCGATCAAATCATTATTAAGCACCTGTATATGGAGCGGCGGATGACGCCATTGAATCTCTATATGGAGCAGGCCAATGATCAGCAGTTGAAGGATGCTATTGAAGAATACGGCAATGCCATTAAACAGTTGGCGGCGGCGAATATTTTCCCCGGTGATATGTTGTTTAAGAACTTCGGCGTAACCCGCCATGGGCGTGTGGTGTTCTACGATTATGATGAAATTTGCTATATGACCGAGGTGAATTTCCGTGATATTCCGCCACCGCGCTATCCGGAAGATGAGATGGCCAGTGAGCCGTGGTATAGCGTCTCGCCCAATGATGTTTTCCCAGAAGAGTTTCGTCATTTTTTGTGCAGTGACCGGAAAGTGCGGCACTTTTTTGAGGAAATGCACAGCGACTTGTTCCACGCCAGCTATTGGCGAGGGTTGCAGCAGCGTATTAAAGATGGGCATGTGGAGGATGTTTTTGCCTATAGACGAAAACAACGATTCTCCCAGAGAGTGATCTCTTGACGGCGACTGCGCGTTGTCATTTTAGGATT
It encodes the following:
- the aceA gene encoding isocitrate lyase, coding for MTASRTQQIQQLEQEWKSPRWEGITRPYSAEEVVKLRGSVNPECTLAQHGAKRLWELLHGKSRKDYINCLGALTGGQALQQAKAGVEAIYLSGWQVAADANTASSMYPDQSLYPVDSVPAVVKRINNSFRRADQIQWSNNIEPGSKGYTDYFLPIVADAEAGFGGVLNAFELMKAMIEAGAAGVHFEDQLAAVKKCGHMGGKVLVPTQEAIQKLVAARLAADVLGVPTLLIARTDADAADLLTSDCDPHDSEFISGDRTAEGFFRTHAGIEQAISRGLAYAPYADLVWCETSTPDLALAKRFADAIHAQFPGKLLAYNCSPSFNWKKNLTDQQIASFQDDLSAMGYKYQFITLAGIHSMWFNMFDLAHAYAQGEGMKHYVEKVQQPEFAAVERGYTFASHQQEVGTGYFDKVTNIIQGGESSVTALTGSTEEQQF
- the aceK gene encoding bifunctional isocitrate dehydrogenase kinase/phosphatase; the encoded protein is MAVKLEHLIAQTILQGFDAQYGRFLEVTAGAQHRFEQAEWHAVQQAMKKRIHLYDHHVGLVVEQLKHITDQRCFDVDFLARVKEIYTELLPDYPRFEIAESFFNSVYCRLFKHRDLTPDKLFVFSSQPEQRFREIPRPLARDFTPKGNLSGMLQLVLNDLPLRLPWEDLPRDIGYIVAALRKNFTAEQLADARFQIANELFYRNKAAWLVGKLRLADGVHPFLLPIHHNESGALFIDTCLTSRAEASIVFGFARSYFMVYAPLPAAMVEWLREILPGKSTAELYMAIGCQKHGKTESYREYLTFVHQSNEQFIIAPGVKGMVMLVFTLPSFDRVFKVIKDEFAPQKEVSQARVLECYQLVKEHDRVGRMADTQEYENFVIDKHRISAELLAELQREVPEKLEDLGDQIIIKHLYMERRMTPLNLYMEQANDQQLKDAIEEYGNAIKQLAAANIFPGDMLFKNFGVTRHGRVVFYDYDEICYMTEVNFRDIPPPRYPEDEMASEPWYSVSPNDVFPEEFRHFLCSDRKVRHFFEEMHSDLFHASYWRGLQQRIKDGHVEDVFAYRRKQRFSQRVIS